In one Nicotiana tomentosiformis chromosome 6, ASM39032v3, whole genome shotgun sequence genomic region, the following are encoded:
- the LOC104095505 gene encoding uncharacterized protein isoform X1 yields the protein MESSKKQVGSSFSADIFDSTKESTQPSNSTGIFSSLFPPPSKVMGRKASASELLQSLEKQSSGCREWNKPPPADVTKDREGAGHCTSSKERESLFQDTVEPCPLSSSLFYGGQEDMYVKSSDAQKMVSHPCYKKEGGEYDSGGNNQYSASRGNWWEGSLYY from the exons ATGGAAAGTAGTAAGAAGCAAGTGGGTTCATCATTCTCTGCTGATATTTTTGATTCCACCAAAGAATCCACTCAGCCATCCAATTCCACCGGAATTTTCTCTTCACTTTTTCCACCACCATCTAAG GTTATGGGAAGGAAAGCTTCAGCATCTGAACTTTTGCAATCTCTGGAGAAGCAGTCCTCTGGTTGTAGGGAATGGAACAAACCACCTCCAG CTGATGTGACGAAAGATAGAGAAGGTGCAGGGCATTGCACATCCAGTAAGGAACGCGAATCACTTTTTCAAGATACAGTAGAACCATGTCCACTAAGTTCTTCTCTCTTCTATGGTGGTCAAGAGGACATGTACGTCAAGTCATCCGATGCTCAAAAAATGGTATCACATCCTTGT TACAAGAAGGAAGGAGGAGAATATGATTCTGGTGGAAACAACCAATATAGTGCTTCTAGAGGGAATTGGTGGGAAG GGTCACTTTATTACTAG
- the LOC104095505 gene encoding uncharacterized protein isoform X2: MESSKKQVGSSFSADIFDSTKESTQPSNSTGIFSSLFPPPSKVMGRKASASELLQSLEKQSSGCREWNKPPPADVTKDREGAGHCTSSKERESLFQDTVEPCPLSSSLFYGGQEDMYVKSSDAQKMYKKEGGEYDSGGNNQYSASRGNWWEGSLYY, translated from the exons ATGGAAAGTAGTAAGAAGCAAGTGGGTTCATCATTCTCTGCTGATATTTTTGATTCCACCAAAGAATCCACTCAGCCATCCAATTCCACCGGAATTTTCTCTTCACTTTTTCCACCACCATCTAAG GTTATGGGAAGGAAAGCTTCAGCATCTGAACTTTTGCAATCTCTGGAGAAGCAGTCCTCTGGTTGTAGGGAATGGAACAAACCACCTCCAG CTGATGTGACGAAAGATAGAGAAGGTGCAGGGCATTGCACATCCAGTAAGGAACGCGAATCACTTTTTCAAGATACAGTAGAACCATGTCCACTAAGTTCTTCTCTCTTCTATGGTGGTCAAGAGGACATGTACGTCAAGTCATCCGATGCTCAAAAAATG TACAAGAAGGAAGGAGGAGAATATGATTCTGGTGGAAACAACCAATATAGTGCTTCTAGAGGGAATTGGTGGGAAG GGTCACTTTATTACTAG